One genomic window of Polyangium aurulentum includes the following:
- the serA gene encoding phosphoglycerate dehydrogenase produces the protein MTTPAQAIPPVRDPIRVLLLENVHPSARETFQTHAETHTYQIETRSTALKEDELIAALEGVHVLGIRSKTRVTARALESARSLLTLGCFCIGTNQVDLDAANRRGVPVFNAPFSNTRSVAELIISEIIALSRQLGDRSREVHAGVWKKVASSCYEVRGKTLGIVGYGHIGRQLGVIAEALGMRVYYHDVISKLPMGNNRSMPSLAALLAESDFVSLHVPETAETKNMIGEAELAKMKRGAYLLNASRGTVVVIPALVDALKSGHLGGAAIDVYPEEPESNTDRFRTELQGLPNVILTPHIGGSTEEAQEAIGREVAAVLSKFVATGATSGAVNFPQVDLPPLKGTHRILNVHRNVPGVLRDMNRIVSDLNANIDSQVLSTDAQIGYLIMDLEQDVSAEVSRRIDELETSIRTRIVY, from the coding sequence ATGACCACGCCCGCCCAAGCCATCCCGCCGGTCCGCGATCCGATCCGCGTCCTGCTCCTCGAGAACGTCCACCCGAGCGCCCGGGAGACGTTCCAGACGCACGCCGAGACGCACACCTATCAGATCGAGACGCGTAGCACGGCGCTGAAGGAGGACGAGCTCATCGCGGCCCTCGAGGGCGTCCACGTGCTCGGCATCCGCAGCAAGACGCGCGTGACGGCGCGGGCGCTGGAGAGCGCGCGATCGCTGCTCACGCTCGGCTGCTTCTGCATCGGGACGAACCAGGTGGATCTCGACGCGGCCAACCGCCGCGGCGTTCCGGTCTTCAACGCCCCGTTCAGCAACACGCGCAGCGTGGCCGAGCTCATCATCTCCGAGATCATCGCGCTGTCGCGGCAGCTCGGCGACCGCTCGCGCGAGGTGCACGCGGGCGTGTGGAAGAAGGTCGCCTCGAGCTGCTACGAGGTCCGCGGCAAGACGCTCGGCATCGTGGGCTACGGGCACATCGGCCGTCAGCTCGGCGTGATCGCCGAGGCGCTCGGGATGCGCGTCTACTACCACGACGTCATCTCGAAGCTGCCGATGGGCAACAACCGCTCGATGCCCTCGCTGGCAGCGCTGCTCGCCGAGAGCGATTTCGTCTCGCTGCACGTGCCGGAGACGGCCGAGACGAAGAACATGATCGGCGAGGCGGAGCTCGCGAAGATGAAGCGCGGCGCATACCTGCTCAACGCGAGCCGCGGGACGGTGGTCGTCATCCCGGCGCTCGTCGACGCGCTCAAGAGCGGGCACCTCGGCGGCGCGGCGATCGACGTCTACCCGGAGGAGCCCGAGTCGAACACCGACCGCTTCCGCACCGAGCTGCAGGGCCTACCGAACGTGATCCTGACGCCGCACATCGGCGGCTCGACGGAGGAGGCGCAGGAGGCCATCGGCCGCGAGGTGGCGGCCGTGCTGTCGAAGTTCGTGGCCACGGGCGCGACGAGCGGCGCGGTGAACTTCCCGCAGGTCGACCTGCCGCCGCTGAAGGGCACACACCGCATCCTGAACGTGCACCGCAACGTGCCCGGCGTGCTCCGCGACATGAACCGCATCGTCTCGGACCTGAACGCCAACATCGACAGCCAGGTCCTGTCGACCGACGCGCAGATCGGCTACCTCATCATGGACCTCGAGCAGGACGTCTCCGCCGAGGTGAGCCGCCGCATCGACGAGCTCGAGACGAGCATCCGGACGAGGATCGTCTACTAG
- a CDS encoding FAD-binding oxidoreductase, giving the protein MTGLPPAFLADVARDFPADFLSLDPSDLATFGRDWTKVHEPRPSAVALPRSTAEVSRLLALCSAHRVPVVPSGGRTGLAAGAVAAHGEVVVSLGRMRRMDEVDVLGGTVRVQAGAVTEEVHRHAAAAGLTWPVDFASKGSSQVGGNIATNAGGVKVIRYGLTRHWVLGLEVVLASGEVLELNGALEKNNTGIDLRQLFIGSEGTLGIITEATLKLTRLPGKLDVFLFAVPDLAGVLALFREARMAGPFVITAYEFFTDKCMARVKRHRSVRDPFTDSSAYYVLLEVERGEPEALEAWIADLFERGLVTDGTLAQHAGEAASLWALRESISESLSATGLPHKNDVALPIKELPGFCAELESVFDSRYPGWEIALFGHIGDGNLHINVMKPDAMDKAAFLAKTHEADHAIFTLVKKYQGSISAEHGVGLLKKDYLGYTRAPAEIALMRAIKSVLDPLGLMNPGKIL; this is encoded by the coding sequence ATGACCGGCCTCCCTCCGGCCTTCCTGGCCGACGTCGCCCGCGACTTCCCCGCCGACTTTCTGAGCCTCGATCCCTCCGACCTGGCCACGTTCGGTCGCGACTGGACCAAGGTCCACGAGCCGCGCCCCTCGGCGGTTGCGCTGCCGCGCTCGACGGCCGAGGTCTCGCGGCTGCTCGCGCTCTGCTCGGCGCACCGCGTGCCCGTGGTGCCCTCGGGCGGGCGGACGGGGCTCGCGGCGGGCGCGGTGGCGGCGCACGGCGAGGTCGTGGTGTCGCTCGGCCGCATGCGGCGCATGGACGAGGTCGACGTGCTCGGCGGCACGGTGCGCGTGCAAGCCGGCGCGGTGACCGAAGAGGTGCACCGCCACGCGGCCGCGGCTGGGCTCACCTGGCCCGTGGATTTCGCGTCGAAGGGCTCGAGCCAGGTGGGCGGCAACATCGCCACCAACGCGGGCGGCGTGAAGGTGATTCGCTACGGGCTCACGCGGCACTGGGTGCTCGGGCTCGAGGTGGTGCTCGCGAGCGGCGAGGTGCTCGAGCTGAACGGCGCGCTCGAGAAGAACAACACGGGCATCGATCTGCGGCAGCTCTTCATCGGCAGCGAGGGGACGCTCGGGATCATCACCGAGGCGACGCTCAAGCTCACGCGGCTGCCGGGCAAGCTCGACGTCTTTCTCTTCGCGGTGCCCGATCTCGCGGGCGTGCTCGCGCTCTTTCGCGAGGCGCGCATGGCGGGGCCGTTCGTGATCACGGCCTACGAGTTCTTCACGGACAAGTGCATGGCGCGCGTGAAGCGCCACCGCAGCGTGCGCGATCCGTTCACCGATTCGAGCGCGTACTACGTGCTGCTCGAGGTGGAGCGGGGCGAGCCCGAGGCGCTCGAGGCGTGGATCGCCGATCTATTCGAGCGGGGCCTGGTGACGGACGGGACGCTCGCGCAGCACGCGGGCGAGGCGGCGTCGCTCTGGGCGCTGCGCGAGAGCATCAGCGAGAGCCTCTCGGCGACGGGTCTGCCGCACAAGAACGACGTGGCGCTGCCCATCAAGGAGCTGCCCGGCTTCTGCGCCGAGCTGGAGAGCGTGTTCGACAGCCGCTATCCGGGCTGGGAGATCGCGCTCTTCGGCCACATCGGCGACGGCAACCTGCACATCAACGTGATGAAGCCCGACGCCATGGACAAGGCGGCGTTCCTCGCGAAGACGCACGAGGCCGACCACGCGATCTTCACGCTCGTGAAGAAGTACCAGGGCTCGATCTCGGCCGAGCACGGCGTGGGGCTGCTCAAGAAGGACTACCTGGGCTACACGCGCGCCCCGGCCGAGATCGCGCTGATGCGCGCGATCAAAAGCGTGCTCGATCCGCTCGGGCTCATGAACCCGGGCAAGATCCTCTGA
- a CDS encoding diaminopimelate decarboxylase: protein MSRWTERTSLTSASSVLRAALAQGLLDGVPAALFHDTGRARARLGELRALFPATTLHAVAIKANPLVELLRVLVSEGAGLEAASFEEVELALAAGCPPERLVYDSPAKTTGEIERALALGIHLNADNFVEIERIARVRAEKTPASKSVVGLRVNPMVGAGSIAITSVASRTSKFGVPIEAEEQIVAAFAEHPFLTALHVHVGSQGMALERLATGVARVWALGEAIERRVGAGRIAVFDLGGGLPVAYRETDRVPSIGDYVGALKETVPALFSSGKRLVTEFGRAIHATAGWAASRVEYVKRAGDEQQAVIHLGADLLVRRAYLPEEWHHDLAVLDAEGRPKEGPAAPWTVVGPLCFAGDVVSRGALLPAIEPGDFVVIHDVGAYTLSMWSRHCSRALPLVIGYDGDALAVLKERETTADVVAFWSR from the coding sequence ATGAGCCGCTGGACCGAGCGAACGAGCCTCACGAGCGCCTCCTCCGTGCTGCGGGCCGCGCTCGCGCAGGGCCTCCTCGACGGCGTGCCCGCTGCGCTGTTCCACGACACGGGCCGCGCGCGGGCGCGCCTCGGCGAGCTGCGCGCGCTCTTCCCGGCGACGACGCTGCACGCCGTGGCGATCAAGGCCAACCCACTCGTGGAGCTTCTGCGCGTGCTCGTCTCCGAGGGCGCGGGCCTCGAGGCGGCCTCGTTCGAGGAGGTGGAGCTGGCGCTCGCGGCCGGCTGCCCGCCCGAGCGCCTCGTCTACGACTCGCCGGCCAAGACCACGGGCGAGATCGAGCGCGCGCTCGCGCTCGGCATCCACCTGAACGCGGACAACTTCGTCGAGATCGAGCGCATCGCCCGGGTGCGCGCGGAGAAGACGCCCGCCTCGAAGAGCGTCGTGGGGCTGCGGGTGAACCCGATGGTCGGCGCGGGCTCGATCGCGATCACCAGCGTGGCGAGCCGCACGTCGAAGTTCGGCGTGCCGATCGAGGCGGAAGAGCAGATCGTGGCCGCGTTCGCCGAGCACCCGTTCCTCACGGCGCTGCACGTGCACGTGGGATCGCAGGGCATGGCGCTCGAGCGGCTCGCGACCGGCGTCGCGCGAGTCTGGGCGCTCGGCGAGGCGATCGAGAGGCGGGTGGGTGCGGGCCGCATCGCGGTCTTCGACCTCGGCGGCGGGCTGCCCGTGGCGTACCGCGAGACCGATCGGGTTCCTTCCATCGGCGATTACGTCGGGGCGCTGAAAGAGACGGTGCCCGCCCTCTTTTCGTCCGGCAAGAGGCTCGTGACCGAGTTTGGCCGAGCCATCCACGCGACCGCGGGCTGGGCGGCGAGCCGCGTCGAATACGTCAAGCGCGCCGGTGACGAGCAGCAGGCCGTGATCCACCTCGGCGCGGATCTGCTCGTGCGGCGCGCCTACTTGCCCGAGGAGTGGCACCACGATCTCGCCGTGCTCGACGCCGAGGGCCGGCCCAAGGAGGGGCCCGCGGCGCCGTGGACCGTGGTGGGACCGTTGTGCTTCGCGGGCGACGTGGTCTCGCGGGGCGCGCTCCTGCCCGCCATCGAGCCGGGCGATTTCGTGGTGATCCACGACGTCGGGGCGTACACGCTGAGCATGTGGTCGCGGCATTGCAGCCGCGCGCTGCCGCTCGTGATCGGCTACGACGGCGACGCGCTCGCGGTGCTCAAGGAGCGAGAAACGACGGCCGACGTGGTCGCGTTCTGGAGCCGCTAG
- a CDS encoding tetratricopeptide repeat protein translates to MRRASALIALLALAACGGASQEGPASAKPAAAQSCEEETALACRDACGAGNAACCERAGDLVLLERARGPKRALAATEALGKACDAGRAHACHKLSRLVMYGFPGALEPDAFRSLALARKACDGGDQAGCGHLGRMLLHGIATDPDPREGASLLAKACDAGDGGSCEELGIALTMGQGAPRDPARGKALLVKAMQANEKGCSAGDARACMVLGTELLWGITGDRPDKAGAVKRFESACNAGLADGCAMLVDAHREGYGGLTKDVARAHALAEQSCADGSIYGCIDLARDLANGSGVAKDVPQAVVIARQACETDPAFCRLLGDFNARGTGVAKDRPKAASLYRRACAAGTVNACLELAVILVRSEAPLKDMQSGLQLASGACDMGRAAGCTLVGFILSEGEGVPRDDARAAAMLRRGCEGEQVAACMELALWLAEGRSMPRDDAESTRLLRAACDGGEKPACPLADAKPSERNPMRMKARHKHRECNAMIEIINAGVRELSKPPSGNNDLASSLRSLREMADSLDRVTEKASSLRITTPELVQYNTEYQGMTKGVSKAAREIASAADAKNRAALQAGQANLDKSVKQEDAIIAKINAFCKSIP, encoded by the coding sequence ATGCGCCGCGCTTCCGCCCTGATCGCGCTCCTCGCCCTCGCCGCTTGCGGCGGAGCCTCGCAAGAGGGCCCGGCTTCCGCCAAACCCGCTGCCGCGCAATCGTGCGAGGAGGAGACCGCCCTCGCCTGCCGCGACGCGTGCGGCGCGGGAAACGCGGCGTGCTGCGAGCGCGCCGGGGACCTCGTGCTGCTCGAACGAGCCCGCGGGCCCAAGCGCGCCCTCGCCGCGACCGAGGCGCTCGGAAAAGCGTGTGACGCGGGCCGCGCGCACGCGTGCCACAAGCTCTCCCGGCTCGTGATGTACGGCTTTCCGGGCGCGCTCGAGCCCGACGCGTTCCGCTCCTTGGCCCTCGCGCGCAAGGCGTGCGACGGCGGAGATCAGGCCGGATGCGGTCACCTCGGGCGGATGCTCTTGCACGGCATCGCCACCGATCCCGATCCGCGCGAAGGAGCCAGCCTGCTCGCGAAGGCGTGCGACGCGGGCGACGGCGGGAGCTGCGAGGAGCTCGGCATCGCGCTCACCATGGGCCAGGGTGCTCCGCGCGATCCGGCGCGCGGAAAGGCGCTGCTCGTCAAGGCGATGCAGGCCAACGAGAAGGGCTGCTCCGCGGGCGACGCGCGCGCGTGCATGGTCCTCGGCACCGAGCTTCTGTGGGGAATCACGGGCGATCGTCCGGACAAGGCGGGCGCCGTGAAGCGCTTCGAGAGCGCTTGCAACGCGGGGCTCGCCGACGGGTGCGCGATGCTCGTCGACGCGCACCGCGAAGGCTACGGCGGCCTCACCAAGGACGTCGCTCGCGCCCATGCGCTCGCCGAGCAGTCCTGCGCGGATGGCAGCATTTACGGCTGCATCGACCTGGCCAGGGATCTCGCCAACGGCTCGGGCGTCGCGAAGGACGTCCCTCAGGCCGTCGTGATCGCGCGGCAGGCGTGCGAGACCGACCCTGCTTTCTGCCGCTTGCTCGGCGACTTCAATGCGAGGGGCACCGGGGTCGCGAAGGATCGCCCCAAGGCGGCCTCGCTCTACCGGCGCGCATGCGCGGCGGGGACCGTGAACGCCTGCCTGGAGCTCGCGGTGATCCTGGTGCGGAGCGAGGCTCCCCTGAAGGACATGCAGAGCGGTTTGCAGCTCGCGTCCGGCGCTTGCGACATGGGTAGAGCCGCGGGCTGCACGCTCGTCGGCTTCATCCTCTCCGAGGGCGAGGGCGTGCCCCGCGACGACGCGCGCGCGGCCGCCATGCTCCGCCGCGGCTGCGAGGGCGAGCAGGTCGCCGCGTGCATGGAGCTCGCGCTGTGGCTCGCCGAGGGCCGCAGCATGCCGCGCGACGACGCCGAGTCGACCAGGCTCCTCCGCGCGGCGTGCGACGGCGGCGAGAAGCCCGCCTGCCCCCTCGCCGATGCCAAGCCGAGCGAGCGCAACCCGATGCGCATGAAGGCCCGCCATAAGCACCGCGAGTGCAACGCGATGATCGAGATCATCAACGCTGGCGTGCGGGAGCTCAGCAAGCCGCCGTCCGGCAACAACGACCTGGCGAGCAGCCTCCGCTCGCTCAGGGAAATGGCCGATTCACTGGACCGCGTGACCGAGAAGGCCTCGAGCCTCCGCATCACCACGCCCGAGCTCGTCCAGTACAACACCGAGTATCAGGGGATGACCAAGGGCGTCTCCAAGGCCGCGCGCGAGATCGCGAGCGCGGCGGATGCGAAGAACCGCGCCGCGCTCCAGGCCGGGCAGGCGAACCTCGACAAATCGGTCAAGCAGGAGGACGCGATCATCGCCAAGATCAACGCGTTCTGTAAGTCGATCCCGTGA
- a CDS encoding class I SAM-dependent methyltransferase — translation MQDEHAGKTSHVIDEAARAVLEDLRAGRPVKDQDLDRIYPDDIRALSSKFWTPVNVAREAARLLLPEGKGRVLDVGAGVGRFCLIGALTTGGEFVGVEHRLSLVEVGREVFAAAGATRASLLHGTPEDVDFGDYDGLFFYAPFEENLFEGDWNIDHTVHLSADRFRDDVARTEAALVAAPVGLRVVTYQGFGGTMPASFKLVEEAAHGYLRAWLKVEEGAAGGEGTPDVRLLQ, via the coding sequence ATGCAGGACGAACACGCAGGAAAGACCTCTCACGTGATCGACGAGGCGGCCCGCGCCGTGCTCGAGGATCTGCGGGCGGGCCGCCCGGTCAAGGACCAGGATCTCGATCGCATCTATCCGGACGACATCCGCGCGCTCTCGTCGAAGTTCTGGACGCCCGTCAACGTCGCCCGCGAGGCCGCGCGGCTGCTTTTGCCCGAGGGCAAGGGCCGGGTGCTCGACGTGGGCGCCGGCGTGGGTCGGTTCTGCTTGATCGGCGCCCTCACGACCGGAGGCGAGTTCGTCGGCGTCGAGCACCGCCTGTCGCTCGTGGAGGTCGGCCGGGAGGTCTTCGCCGCCGCGGGCGCGACGCGCGCATCGCTTTTGCACGGCACGCCCGAGGACGTCGATTTCGGCGATTACGACGGGCTCTTTTTCTACGCGCCGTTCGAGGAGAACCTGTTCGAGGGCGACTGGAACATCGACCACACGGTGCACCTGTCCGCGGATCGATTCCGCGACGACGTCGCGCGCACGGAGGCCGCGCTCGTGGCCGCGCCCGTGGGCCTGCGCGTGGTGACCTATCAGGGGTTTGGCGGGACGATGCCGGCGAGCTTCAAGCTCGTCGAGGAGGCGGCCCACGGCTACTTGCGCGCGTGGCTCAAGGTCGAGGAGGGCGCCGCAGGCGGGGAGGGGACGCCGGACGTGCGGCTGTTGCAGTGA
- a CDS encoding alpha/beta fold hydrolase codes for MGITPPRLILLAALASCGPATPAPAPAKPDPAPPATPTAAAAPRAASSDPFAHDASAPLDVKREGTGARDGMAVVVELSYASARGGRVPARLVLPLASGKHPAVLFQHRGEGSKDEFLEEARHLAVAGIASLAIDAPWLRPENKGKSLIDDARALYEQGAVDLLRGVELLASLPEVDGERIAYVGHSYGAHLGAIVLARSPRVKAAVLMAGAVSMTRMTQQGEHPFWAKMWREHPESMKTLVETMAPIDAEHFIGAAKVPVFHQFADHDEHITYAMAGEYLAKTPDPKVFRFYEADHALNQAARDDRRDFLVRVLVDLPKSPEEERARSRIPGYFIAKLPAAYPLPPSTAVLALPDRVYRKTADGELRLDAYRPAGDVPPKGRPAVVLVHGQTHPALMRDARRWAGYETLARILAARGYVAVVPGLPSAAAGPEPERWLANIGAVAESTAAAVQYVRKNAKELGADGGPVAVWAASAGGMYGVGGALGDLAGDVKCVVALYPVLGDDLLLTVKPPLPAATMDRVSALRALERRGKGAAPMLVVRAGLDDEKLNRSIDDFAKIAAKTGADVTVVRHDKGHHGFELLDATDETRGVLEEVFAFLDRRMGGPRGAGKTGAR; via the coding sequence ATGGGGATCACCCCGCCGCGCCTCATCTTGCTCGCCGCCCTCGCGTCCTGCGGCCCCGCCACGCCCGCACCTGCCCCTGCCAAACCCGATCCTGCCCCTCCGGCCACGCCGACGGCGGCCGCCGCGCCGCGCGCGGCTTCGAGCGATCCGTTTGCCCATGACGCCTCGGCGCCGCTCGACGTGAAGCGCGAGGGCACAGGGGCGCGCGACGGCATGGCGGTGGTCGTCGAGCTGTCCTACGCGAGCGCGCGGGGCGGTCGTGTGCCGGCGCGGCTCGTCTTGCCCCTCGCTTCGGGCAAGCACCCTGCGGTGCTCTTTCAGCACCGGGGCGAGGGGAGCAAGGACGAGTTTCTCGAGGAGGCGCGGCACTTGGCCGTCGCGGGGATCGCCTCGCTCGCGATCGACGCGCCGTGGCTGCGGCCCGAGAACAAGGGCAAGAGCCTGATCGACGACGCCCGCGCGCTCTACGAGCAGGGGGCGGTCGATCTGCTGCGCGGCGTGGAGCTGCTCGCGTCGCTGCCGGAGGTGGACGGCGAGCGCATCGCGTACGTGGGCCACAGCTACGGCGCGCACCTCGGCGCGATCGTCCTCGCCCGCTCGCCGCGGGTGAAGGCGGCCGTGCTCATGGCCGGCGCGGTGAGCATGACGCGCATGACGCAGCAGGGGGAGCACCCATTCTGGGCGAAGATGTGGCGTGAGCACCCCGAGAGCATGAAGACCCTCGTGGAGACGATGGCGCCGATCGACGCCGAGCATTTCATCGGCGCGGCCAAGGTGCCCGTCTTCCATCAGTTTGCCGACCACGACGAGCACATCACCTACGCGATGGCCGGCGAATACCTCGCCAAGACGCCCGACCCCAAGGTTTTCCGCTTTTACGAGGCGGATCACGCGCTCAATCAGGCCGCGCGCGACGACCGCCGCGACTTCCTCGTCCGCGTGCTCGTCGACCTGCCGAAAAGCCCCGAGGAGGAGCGCGCGCGCAGCCGTATCCCGGGCTATTTCATCGCGAAGCTGCCGGCGGCGTACCCGCTGCCCCCGAGCACGGCCGTGCTCGCGCTGCCCGATCGGGTTTACCGCAAAACGGCCGATGGCGAGCTTCGCCTCGATGCCTATCGGCCCGCGGGCGACGTCCCGCCGAAGGGGCGCCCCGCGGTCGTTCTCGTGCACGGACAAACCCACCCGGCCCTCATGCGAGACGCGCGGCGCTGGGCCGGCTACGAGACCCTCGCCCGCATCCTCGCCGCGCGGGGCTACGTCGCGGTCGTCCCGGGCCTCCCCTCGGCGGCCGCGGGCCCGGAGCCCGAGCGCTGGCTCGCAAACATCGGCGCTGTCGCGGAGAGCACGGCCGCAGCGGTGCAGTATGTCAGGAAAAACGCGAAAGAGCTCGGCGCCGACGGGGGGCCGGTGGCCGTGTGGGCGGCCTCTGCGGGCGGGATGTACGGCGTCGGGGGGGCGCTCGGCGATCTCGCGGGGGACGTGAAATGCGTGGTGGCGCTCTATCCGGTGCTGGGGGACGATCTGCTCCTCACCGTGAAGCCGCCCTTGCCGGCCGCGACCATGGACCGGGTCTCCGCGCTGCGGGCGCTCGAGCGCCGCGGCAAGGGGGCTGCGCCGATGCTCGTCGTGCGCGCCGGGCTCGACGACGAGAAGCTGAACCGCAGCATCGACGATTTCGCGAAGATCGCCGCGAAGACGGGCGCAGACGTGACCGTGGTGCGGCACGACAAGGGGCACCACGGCTTCGAGCTCCTCGACGCGACGGACGAGACGCGCGGCGTGCTCGAGGAGGTCTTCGCATTCCTGGACCGCCGGATGGGCGGGCCCAGGGGCGCGGGGAAAACAGGCGCGCGTTGA
- a CDS encoding DNA adenine methylase yields the protein MREILPGVARPFIKWVGGKRQLLSELEPRVPSRFNGYHEPFVGGGALFFHLLPQNAVLSDTNERLVRTYRGIRDAVEDVVDLLSSYPHDRDFFLQMRTVDIDAKSDVEVAAWFIYLNRTGFNGLYRVNRNNVYNVPFGDYENPTICDADNLRACARALKHADIRHASFESVLDRARPGDFVYFDPPYVPLSASSSFTSYTSGGFGMAEQEKLRDVARELKARGVRVLLSNSSAPDVYRLYEDGFELAEVGATRAINCKGNGRGRIQELIIR from the coding sequence GTGCGCGAGATCCTGCCCGGGGTCGCGCGGCCATTCATCAAATGGGTCGGCGGCAAGCGACAGCTCCTCTCCGAGCTCGAGCCGCGGGTGCCGTCCCGGTTCAATGGCTACCACGAGCCTTTCGTGGGCGGCGGCGCGCTCTTTTTCCATCTCCTGCCCCAGAACGCCGTCCTCTCCGATACGAACGAGCGCCTCGTCCGCACCTACCGCGGCATCCGCGACGCCGTCGAGGACGTGGTCGACCTGCTCTCGTCCTACCCCCACGACCGCGATTTCTTCCTCCAGATGCGCACGGTGGACATCGACGCGAAGAGCGACGTCGAGGTGGCCGCCTGGTTCATTTACCTGAACCGCACCGGGTTCAACGGCCTCTATCGGGTGAATCGGAACAACGTCTACAACGTGCCCTTCGGCGACTACGAAAATCCCACAATATGCGACGCGGACAACCTCCGCGCCTGCGCCCGCGCGCTGAAGCACGCCGACATCCGCCACGCCTCGTTCGAGAGCGTGCTCGACAGGGCCCGGCCCGGTGATTTCGTCTATTTCGATCCGCCTTACGTGCCGCTCTCGGCCTCGTCGAGCTTCACCTCGTACACGAGCGGCGGGTTCGGCATGGCCGAGCAGGAGAAGCTGCGCGACGTGGCGCGGGAGCTGAAGGCGCGCGGCGTGCGCGTCCTGCTCTCGAACTCCTCGGCCCCCGACGTCTACAGGCTCTACGAGGACGGCTTCGAGCTGGCCGAGGTGGGCGCGACGCGCGCGATCAACTGCAAGGGCAACGGTCGCGGGCGCATCCAGGAGCTCATCATCCGTTGA
- a CDS encoding CDP-alcohol phosphatidyltransferase family protein, whose product MKTVAAMTKPRRRRFSMIRDFQMADFLTLGNGFCGTGSMLATLKYVASGDLDFLRLAFGLLPIALICDFLDGRVARARAEVSMLGQELDSLADLVSFGVAPAALAFGLGMRGGWDAIALVYFVACGISRLARYNATAAQLAGEGGKVKYYEGTPIPTSLALVALFGALAANGRIGAALPLGVVTLGPMELHPAVLLFVVSGSAMISKTLRIPKP is encoded by the coding sequence ATGAAGACCGTCGCCGCCATGACGAAGCCCCGCCGACGCCGCTTCTCGATGATCCGCGACTTCCAGATGGCGGACTTCCTGACGCTGGGCAATGGCTTCTGCGGCACGGGATCGATGCTCGCGACGCTCAAATACGTGGCGTCCGGCGACCTCGACTTCCTGCGCCTCGCCTTCGGCCTGCTGCCCATCGCGCTCATCTGCGACTTCCTAGACGGGCGCGTCGCGCGGGCGCGGGCCGAGGTGTCGATGCTCGGGCAGGAGCTCGACTCGCTCGCGGATCTCGTCTCGTTCGGCGTGGCGCCCGCCGCGCTCGCGTTCGGGCTCGGGATGCGGGGCGGCTGGGACGCCATCGCGCTCGTGTACTTCGTCGCCTGCGGGATCAGCCGCCTCGCGCGCTACAACGCCACCGCGGCCCAGCTCGCGGGCGAGGGCGGCAAGGTGAAGTACTACGAGGGCACGCCCATCCCGACGAGCCTCGCGCTCGTGGCCCTGTTCGGCGCGCTCGCCGCGAACGGGCGCATCGGCGCCGCCCTGCCGCTCGGCGTCGTCACGCTCGGCCCCATGGAGCTGCACCCGGCCGTCCTGCTCTTCGTCGTGAGCGGAAGCGCCATGATCTCGAAGACGCTCCGCATCCCCAAGCCCTGA